One bacterium genomic window, CGTAGCTCGTCATTGGCCGCCTGTGCGATCGAACGGATGATCTCTTCGCGACGCTCCGACAGCAGGTCACTCAGGGAGTTCTTCGGAATCGTCTCCTGTACCTTGCTGTAGGTACTGTCATCGAGGCGTTTGATCGCCTCGGCCATGTTCGGAAAGTTCTCGTAGAACGTGCGCGGGTGGTCGATCTTCCAGATGGCGTAGTAGTCGACTTCGATCAGCAGCTTCTCGCTGGTGAAACCCTCGAAAGTTCGAGCGTCGTAGTGCAAACGCCGCCGGTCGAAGCGGTGGACCTGGTGTAGGCCGGGGATGCGCACATAGAAGCCGGGCTCGATCAACTCCGCCTGATTCTTGTAGAGGCCCAGAATTTCGAAATCGGGATCACCCAGGACCGTACGGAAAGCCTGTTCGCGCACGTCGATGATGATCACGCAGAACGCTCCGATCAGAGCGACGACGATGGCGGAGAGGGCGAGGAACCAGCGCATCATTCCCGGGCTCCACGTCGACCGAGCGGGAGATACGGCAAGACGTTGCCGCCCTGCCCTTCTTCCAGAATGACCTTGTCCATGCGGGGCAGGATCTCCTCGAGCGTTTCCATGTAGAGACGCATGCGGGTCACGTCCTTGGCCTTTTTGTACTCAGTGAGTACCGCGTTGAAACTGTCGGCCTGCCCCTGCGCGCGCAGGATGCGCGCCTCCTTGTAGGCATGTGCCTGATTGAGCACTTGCGCCGCGGCACCTCGAGCTTCGGGAAGGATCTTGTCCGCGTAGCCCTGCGCCTCCAGAACCATGCGCTCGCGATCCTGCTCGGCGCTCGTCACTTCGGCGAAAGCTTCTTTCACCGGATCGGGCGGTTGTACGTCCTGCAATTGAACGGAGCGCACATCGATACCCGCTCCGTACTCGTCGAGGATCATCTGGATCTGGCGCTGCGTATCGCTGGCGATCTTGGCCTTCAGACCGGTGAGCACCCCATCGATCGGCTCCCCGCCGATGACCGCGCGAATCGCCGCCTCGGCGGTGTCGCGGATGACGACCTCGGACGCTGCGACGTTGAGAAGGTAGTCCTTGAGGTTCGAGATCCGGTACTGAACCACGAACTGCACGTTGACCAGGTTCGTATCACCGGTGATCATGCGCCGCTGCTGCTCGGGATCATCCTGATACTCGACACCCGGCTCCGAGGTGGTGTAGCCGAACTCTTCGCGAAACGTGACCGTGACGGGACGGATCTCAAGCCGGTCGATCCACTTCGCGTGCCATTGCAGACCGGGACCCTGAGTCACCCAGTAGCGGCCCAGCCTGAGCACGACGGCCTGTTCATCCGGTTCGACCTGGTACAGGCCGACCCAGCCGTAGGCGCCGACGGCCGCCATGAACGCAAAAAGGAGCATCAATCGCGGCGCCGACTTCAACTCATCCCCCCCTGAACGATCGACCGCTCAGCTATCCGATTTTTTCCGGTGATTCTCAGCAACGTCGAGGATCGGCTTCACCAGGTCGATGGGTAGCGGAAACAAAATCGTCGAGTTCTGTTCCGTAGCGATCTCCGACAGGGTCTGCATGTAGCGCAACTGCAGGGTGTAAGGCGATTGGGTCATGATGTCCGAGGCTTCGCGCAGGCGTTCCGACGCCTGGAACTCTCCTTCTGCGTGAATGATCTTGGCGCGCCGCTCGCGTTCGGCCTCGGCCTGTTTGGCCATGGCGCGTTGCATCTCCGCAGGCAGATCGATGTGCTTGATCTCGACCGCCCGAACCTTTACGCCCCAGGGGTCGGTGCCGCGATCGAGTTCCTGCTGCAATTCGCGGTTGATGCGATCCCGATCCGCCAGCAGCGTATCGAGTTCCGCCTGACCGCAGATGCTGCGCAAGGTGGTCTGCGCCAGCTGCGAAGTTCCGTATAGGTAGTTCTCTACTTTGATGATCGCGTGCTCGGGATGAACCACGCGAAAGTAGAGAACCGCGTTCACCTTGACGGAGACGTTGTCGAGCGTGATGACGTCCTGTGAGGGTACGTCCATCACGACTTCTCGCAGACTCACGCGAAACATCTGGTCGACGCCCGGAATGATCAGGCGAAGACCGGCCTCCTTTACGCCGCTGAAGCGGCCCAGGCGAAATACTACGCCGCGCTCGTACTCCTTGAGTATCTGCACGGCCATCCAGAAGATGACCAGGACTCCGACCGGGATGATGAGAATGAATGGAAATGGCATGCGGGTATTCTAGGCCGAGTCGGAAGATGTTGCCGCTACTGGGCGCACTCGGACCACCAGATCCTGCACCTCCACGATCTCGACCCGGTCGCCCTCCCGAATCTGGCTATCGGATTCGGCGGTCCAGAGTTCACCGCGCACGAGCACCCGGCCCCGACCGGCAGCATCGCTATCGCTGTCGGCGACCGCCTGTTGCCCGATCAGGCTCTCGACCCCCGCGAACTGCGGTCGCTGAAAGCTCTTCGAAACGCCGTAGATCACGATGCCCATGAATCCGGCCAGCACCAGAACGGTGGGCAGGATGACGGAGACCACCGGAACCGCGAGGTCGGAGAGTTCGGGCACCCGAAACACCAGATACGCTCCGGCGGCAAAGCAGGAGATGCCCAGAGCGAAGAGCACGCCGAAGCTGGTGATGAAGATCTCGGCGACCAGCAGGCCCAGCCCGGCGAGGATCAGGATGAGCCCGATCCAGTTGAAGGGAATGATCTGCAGGGCGAGACCCGCCAGGATCAGACATACGACTCCGATGGAGCCGGGCACGATCAATCCGGGATTCTGCACTTCGATGTACAGGCCTGCGGCTCCGGCCAGGAATAACAGGAAGGCAACCGATGGATTTCCGATCACCGCGAAGATCCGATTGATCAGATCCATTTCGAAGTAGTGCACCTGGGCGTTCTCGGTGTCGAGCACCACTTCGCCGCGACCGACTTTCACCACGCGACCGTGAAGCTGCTCGAGCAGATGGTCGAGATCCTCGGCAACCAGGTCGATCACGTTCTTCTCGAGTGCTTCGGACTGCTTGATGGCCACTGAATTGCGTACGGCGTCGACTGCCCACTCGACGTTGCGTTCGCGTTCTTCCGCGATCGACTCGATGAACGCCACGGTAAAATTCTCGGCCTTCTCGGCTGCAAAGTCCGTAGCGCCCCCTTGGGCGGGTTCTTCGCCTTCCTCGCCGTCCTCTTTCGGCACAGTCGGTGGCTTGGGATTGGAACCGAAACTGCTGACCGGGTGAGCCGCACCGATACTCGTCCCCGGTGCCATCGCAGCGATGTGACCGGCCATCGTTATGAACGTGCCGGCCGAAGCCGCCCAGGCGCCGCGCGGCGAAACAAACACCGCGACGGGCAACGGCGCATTCAAGATCGACGAGACGATATCCTTCGTAGTCGTGAGCAACCCGCCTGGCGTGTCGAGTTCCAAGACCAGCAGATCTGCACCCGCCTCGTCGGCCGCTTTGATCGCCTTGTCCAGATAATCGGAAATCGCCGGACCGATCGCGTCGGACACCGTGGCTACGTAGACGGTCGACGCGAGCGCCGGTCGGACGAAGAACAGGGTGAGCGCGATGGCCCAGAGTCCATGGCGGTACGTCATCTGCGATGCACCTCTGCGGCGCGGTCCAGGATGCGCTGCGCGACTTCGAACTTGGGCGCATAAGGGACCTCGACCACATCTTCCCCGCCCGGACCGAGAATGCTGACCTCGTTTCCCTCGACGTCGAAACCGATGTCCGAGCGCGAAACGTCGTTGACGACGATCAGGTCGCAGCCTTTGCGAGTCAGTTTGTCGCGCGCATTCTCGAGCACGCGATCGGTTTCAGCAGCGAAACCCACGACCGTTCGCTGGCCCCGATCGGCGACGATTTCGGCCAGGATATCCGGATTGCGTTCCAGTTCGAGCGTCATCCGCTCCGTGCCCGCACGCTTGATCTTGCGCGGCGCCGCCGCCGAAGGTGCGAAATCCGCCACGGCCGCTGCCAGGATCGCCAGGCTCACACGCGGGAGGCTCTGGCGAACGCTGTCTCGCATCTCGACCGCCGTGCGAACGTCGATTCGGTCGACACCAAACGGCGTAGGCAGATGTACCGGTCCCGAGACCAGGATGACTTCTGCACCGCGACGGGCGGCAGCTTCGGCCAGCGCGAAGCCCATCTTTCCAGACGAGCGATTGGTGAGCACGCGCACCGGGTCGATGGGTTCTTCCGTGGGGCCAGCAGTGATCAACACGACCTCACCTGCCAGATCGTCAACAGAAATCGCCCGCTCGGCAGAAGCGGCGATCACCTCGAGATCGACCAGACGACCCTCACCCTCCCAGCCACAGGCGAGTTCGCCCGAAGCCGGTCCCACGATACTCGCCCCGCGCTTGGCCAGCGTGGCCAGGTTTTCCTGCGTCGCCGGGTGGGCGTACATATTCACGTTCATGGCCGGGGCCAGGACCAGGCGCGCCTGAGTCGCCAGGCAGACCGTCGTGAGCAGATCGTCGGCGATTCCGTGGGCGAGCTTCGCCAGCGTATTGGCGGTCGCCGGGGCGATCAGCGCGACCTCAGCCCAGTCGGCCAGTTCGATATGCGAGATCTCGGACTCGCCGGACATGGAAAGGAGTTCCGATCGGACCGGGGCGCCGGACACGGTCTGCAGCGAGAGCTCCGAGACGAACTCGAGGGCATTGGGCGTCGCCACCACGCGAACCTCATGGCCGCGCTTGACCAAAAGGCGCACCAACTCGCAGGCCTTGTAGGCGGCGATGCCCCCGCATAGGCCCAAAAGGATACGACTCACCCGGAAGCTCTGCTCAATTCAGGAATTCCCTTTTGATTCCAAGCACTTCAATCGACCTTAGCGGTGAGGGTTCGGACTGTCAATCAGGGCCTCCCAGGGTCGGCGAACATTGGCGCCTCGTCCATGTCCATGTCCATGAGGGAAAAATCAGGCTCCTCGCCCAACTGCCCGAAGAGTAGTGGGCTTCCAGGCGGAGCCCGTCTTCAATGGAGATCCAGAGCGCATTCATGGGTACGGCGGCTGCGGCCGTCCTGCTGATCGCGATTCTCGTTCAGAGACGCGAGACGGCGACCTTGAGCTTCGCCGCGCTGACGCTCGCCTACGGATTGTGGTGTTTCGGTCGCGGAATGGCCGGCCTGGGCCTCGAATGGGGCCACGAAGCCTCACAGACTGGCCTCCTGGCTCTCGGCCCGACCGCCCTGACTTCGGCCCTCTACCTGACGGAGCGAAACCGATACCTGTCCGCACTCAGACCGCTGCTCCTGCTGCCCCCCGTCGTGATGTTCGCCGGAGTCGTGCTCGAAGCGCGACCTCGGGAACTCTCCGCGGCAATCCACGTGTGGGCCTTCGCCGGGGTTCTGGCCGGAGCCTGGGTCCTGGCGCGCTTTTCACCCCTTCCGGCGATCGATGCCTCACCGGAACACGTCCGACTGCGTTACCTGTCGATCGCGCATGCGATCGTGATCCTGGGCGTGGCCGGTGATCTGATCCTGTGGCAATTCGAACTTCCTCGAGTCGGCACCTTGCTCCCGCCCCTGCTCTATCTGTACGCCGGGTATCTGCACCTGGCGAGGGTGCGCGTCGCCGATCTCCGCCAGCTCATGGGCAATGCGATCGCCTTGACGCTCATGGCTGTCTGCCTCGCGGGGTTCTTTGCCGGGATTCGCATCTGGGTCGGCGAGCGAATCGACCTTTTCGTATTCAACGCATTCATCGCGTCGTTTGCACTTCTGTTCGCATTCGAACCCATGCGCGAGCGCATCCAGGCCGCAATGGATCGCCGCTTCGTCGCCGAGCGCCTCGAACTCGAGCGCAGCCTCGAGCCCTTGCGCGAGCGGCTGGGACAGATCCTTTCGCTCGACGAACTCCTTCTGGAGCTATTCGGCTGTCTCGAGAAGACTCATCAGTTGCGTGCCTCTTCACTCTTCCTGCGCGACGATGCGAACGTCGGTTTCCAACAGGCCGGGAGCATCGGCCTGTCCCCGCGCACACGGGTAAGCCTGATGCGAGATCCGACCTTCGTATCTGCATTGGAGGAAAGCCCGATCCTGCTGGCTTCCGAACTCGAAGTCTCGCAACTGGGCGAGCGCGACACTCGGGAACACGAGAGGTTGGAAACCCTGCTGCGGATTCTGCGCGGATTCGATGCGCAACTGGTCCTGCCGCTGTGCGCCGAAGATCAAGTCGTCGGCTTCTGGACCCTGAGCGACGCGCGCTCCGAAGAGAGCTTTTCGACCGATGAAATCAGGCTACTGCGGCAGATCGCGGACCTCGTGGCCGTGAGCATCCAGAACTCAAAGACCTTTGAGCGCATCCGCGCACGCGATCGACTCGCGAGCCTGGGCGAGATGGCCACCGGACTCGCGCACGAGATTCGCAATCCGCTCGCGGCGATTCGCGGAGCGATTGCCGTACTCGATTCGGATGACGACCAGAATGCCGAATTCCACGAGTTGATCGTCGAGGAGGTCCTGCGCTTGAACCGGGTCGTCGAGTCGTTTCTCGACTACGCGCGCCCCTCGACACATAACTCGGTCATCAAGGGAGTCGGGCAGTTCGTGGAGGAATGCGCGAGATCGGTCATACGCGCACAAGCCGAATCGAACATCCAGATTACGATCGAAGCAGAAGACGATCTGCCTACGATTCGCGGCGATGCAACTCAACTCGAACGCGTTCTGATCAATATCGTACAAAACGCTTTCGAGGCGCTCGAAGACTCCGGCCGTATTCAGATTCACACGCGCAGCAACATCGGTTTGGAAGGCGAAGCCGCTGGCGTCGAGATCGTGATCGAAGATGACGGACCGGGAATGGACGAAGCCACCCACGAACGCGCCTTCGTACCGTTTTTCACGACCAAGGAACGCGGCACGGGCATGGGCCTCGCGCTGTGCGAACGCTTGATCCGCTCCCAGAACGGAAGCATCGAATTGCACTCCCGACCGGGAGAAGGCACGTTGGTTCGCATCCTCCTCAGCCCCAGCGGTCCCGAAGGCCCGGAAGAGGAACAGGCAGCGTGAAGCGAGAAGGGACCATCCTGATCGTCGAGAACGAGGCGAACATGCGCCGCGTGCTCTCGGCACTGCTTCACAGGGAAGGCTTCGAGACGCTGGAAACCGGTGACGGCGTGAGCGCTCTGCGCATGCTCGAGGACGAACGCGTCGACGCCATCTTGACCGATCTGAAGATGCCACACATGAACGGACTCGAACTCCTCGATGAAGTCCAGAAACTCCATCCCGATATCCCGACGGTGCTTCTGACGGCGCACGGAACCGTCGGTGGCGCGGTCGATGCACTCAAACGGGGCGCCTTCGACTTCCTGACCAAACCCTTCGATCCCGACGAGATCGGCCAGGTAATCGTAAAGGCCGTCAATACGCGCCGCCTCGATGATCGCGAAGCGCGGATCTCGAGTGATGAGGATCCCGAACGTCTCCTGCTAGGCGATAGCCAGGCCCTGCGAGCGGTCAAACACGTGGTCCGGCGAGCCGCACCTACACCGGCGACGGTGCTGATCATGGGTGAGAGCGGAACCGGCAAGGAACTGGTCGCGCGCAGCGTACACCGGCAGAGCGAACGCGCAGACTGTCCATTCGTCAAGATCAACTGCGCGGCCATCCCCGATGGCCTGCTCGAAAGCGAGTTGTTCGGCCACGAGAAAGGAGCTTTCACCGGCGCTGCCACGCGCAAGCCCGGCCGCTTCGAACTGGCTGACGGCGGCACTCTGTTTCTCGACGAGATCGGAGAGATGCCGCTTTCCGCGCAACCCAAACTCCTGCGAGCCATTCAGGAGGGCCGCTTCTACCACGTGGGCGGCACTCACACGATCTCGGTCGACGTACGTCTGGTCGCCGCAACCAACCGGGACCTGCAAAAGGAAGTGCAGGCGGGACGTTTCCGCGAAGACCTTTTCTACCGCTTGCACGTCGTGCCGATTCAACTGCCGCCCTTGCGGGAGCGACTCGAAGACGTTCCGGCCCTCGCGAAACTCTTCCTGCAGCGCTTCGCGAGGCGAGCAAACCGTCAGGTAGATTCGATCACTCCCGCGGCCATGGCCGCACTGCAGATGCACTCCTGGCCCGGCAATATCCGCGAACTGGAGAACGCGATCGAGCGAGCCACACTGCTATGCGAAGGCTCGGTCGTAGAACTCTCGGACCTGCCAGGCGAACTCGCCGCGTTGCGCGGGGAAACTCCGGACGCCGCGAATGGGCCTCTCACCTTGAAAGACCGCATCCGAACCGCGACGCGTCAGATCGAGCGCGACGCGATCCTGGAGGCGCTGCGCGCGACACAGGGCAATGTGACCCGAGCGGCCGAGAACCTGGGCCTCTCGCGGCGCGGGCTTCAGCTCAAGATGAAGGAACTCGGAATAGGTCGCGACGCCTGAGTCGTGGTCCGAAGAACGGGTTCAATGCCGGTCAACCCCCGAGGCGCTCCTTCAGCCGCTCGTAGACCCCCTCGGGCACGAACTCGCTGACATCCGTCCCGAACCGGACTAGTTCCCGAAGTCGGGAGCTGCTGACGTAGAACCAGCGCTCGCTAGTCATGAGGAACACGGTCTCCATTTCCGGAAAGAGATGGCTGTTCATCAGCGCCATCTCGAATTCGTACTCGAAGTCGGAAAGAGCCCGCATTCCGCGAATCACGACCCGCGATTTCTGGGAGCGCATATACTCCACCAACAACCCGCTGATCGTGTCCACGCGGATGTTCTCCCGGCCCTTGAGCACTTCCCGGATCATCTCGACCCGCTCTTCGACCGTGAAGGTCCCGCCCTTTTCGACGTTGGTGGCCACCGCGACGACCAGTTCATCGAACAGGCTGGACGCCCGATCGATCAGGTCGAGATGGCCGTTTGTGATCGGATCGAAGCTGGCCGGATAGACCGCGACTCGCTTCATGCTCTAGCACCCTCCTCATTCAGTTCTGGCTCGAACCAGTCGAAAGTCGTCTCGCCGTAGGCTCTGGAGGCCCGGTATAGCAAACCGGGAGGCTGGCTGCGGGGCGAGCGTGCGTCTCTCTGGATGATCCAGGCTCCTCCTGGCGCCAGGAGTCGCGCGTTTTCGGGATTCTTCTGCAACGCGGCAGCAGCTGGATCGGTGTAAGGAGGATCTGACAGGACTAGATCAAACGCCCTGGAGGACTCGATCAACAACGGGACGGCGCGCTTCACGTCCTGAGCCATGATCTGCGATTCCGATTGCAGATCGAGCGCGCGCAGGTTCTCGCGCAAGACCGCGACGCTGCGCCGATTGCGCTCGACGAACACCGCCTCGTGGCAGTTCCTGGACAGCGCTTCGATCCCGAGCGAACCCGAGCCCGCGTACAAGTCCAACACCGAGCCGGTCACTGCATTTCCCAGCCAGTCGAACAACCCGGCCCGGGCCCGATCCGTCGTCGGGCGAGTCTCGCTGCCCGAAACTGTCTGGAGTCGCCGACTGCGCAGTCGACCGGCAACAACCCGCATCGAAACCATCCCTCCCGACTGACCCGACACGACATGCGCCGCCAATTCAGGTAGCTTAGCCGCGTCGATGCCGAGATCATCGGATTTTGAGTGCGATATCAAGAAGGAGTGTTCCCCGTGCCACTCCTTCGAGTAGGCGAAGAGTCGGACGCAGGCATCGAAAACGGGCTCCGGAATCCTCGTTCCTCCCGGTCGCGAACCGGGCAGGCACCCGCAGAACACCGGAAGGCAGCTCGCACAACCAGTACCCACAGCATTTCAAGGATGAAGAGAAAGGACAGCAATGGCAACGCGATCGGCGGCTTCTCGAACCTCTTCAGCAAAAGGTCCGAAAGTCACAAAGGCTAGTCTGGAGCGGTTCAAGAGGCAGATACCGCTGCGTCTCGAACAGATCCGTGGTGATCGCTCACAACGCTCTTTCGCTCGCGAGCTCGGCGTCTTCCAGCAGAACGTCAACCGCTACGAGAACGGAACGACGCCCCACGCGGATTTCCTGATCACGCTCGCAATCAAGGAGAACATCTCCCTCGATTGGCTCCTGCTCGGCAAAGGGAAGCAGACCCGACGCAACTAAGGCGACTCCAGGGGCCATACCTGCCCAAGAAGAGCACCTGACTACCCAGATTCTGGGAATTCGCCTTCCTACTCGCGAACTCGTGCGTGCGCACGGGCTAGCACGAGCCGGCCCAAGCTAAAGGCTCACTTGAGGAAACGGCGCCATCACTGCGCTGCGGCACGCATCTTGAAGTTCCTCCGACCGAATTCGGAGGACTTGGATGAGATTCTTGCTCGGCGCCCTGGTGGTTCTTTTCAACCTGACGGACAACGCGACCACATATCTGTGTCTGCGCGAGCCCGTCCCGGGCTTTGAGATCGTCGAGGTCAATCCGATCGCTCGCTGGCTCTTCGAGACTCTTGGCCTTCTCGAAGGGCTCGTGTTTGAAATGGGAATGACGACTCTGGCTGTGGGCTTCCTCGTAGTCACCCGGAGTGTCCCCCCAAAGCTCAGGCTCGCACTGCTGGTCGTGCTCACCGTGCTGCCCGCATGGGCCTCTGCAAACAACTACTTCGTTCTCAAGGCCGTGGGGATTCCTATTGCTCTTGGATAAGTCGATCAAGCTCATCGGATGTATCGTTGCTTTTTCCATCTGCGGTCTGACAAAGGCGACTCCCTTCCAGGCCTCCGTCGACGCTGCCCCTCCGGCCGTTGAGCCTGCCGTCGCAGCCGTCGAACCGATCGATCGTCGCCTCGGGTTCGTCCTCGACAGCTTCTCGCATTTCCAGTCGGGGCTTGCTCCGTTTGAAGTCGAGGCGGTTGCACGTACGATCATCGAAGAGGCCGACCGGTACAAGATCGATGCAAAGCTGGTCGCGGCAGTCATCCACACAGAGAGCGGGTTCTCGAATTTCGCGCGTTCCAGCGTGGGAGCGCTTGGACTGATGCAACTCATGCCCGCAACCGGAGAGATGCAGGCCCGCAAGCTGGGAATCGAGTGGTACGGATCCGAGACGCTTTTCGACCCTCATGTGAACGTGAAACTCGGCACTTCCTATCTCGCATTCCTATACGAGAGGTATGAGGACTGGGACAAGGCCCTGGCTGCGTACAACTGGGGACCCGGCGCAGTCGATCGCCGCGTCCGCAGGGGGGCGGGCGTCCCGGAGAAGTACGCATCGAAGGTGATGGCTCGGCTCGACTTCAACAAGAAAGCAACGCGCTGACCCGGTCATCTGATCGGGGCGCGTCGCGAGACGGCGTAGTATTCCGG contains:
- the hflK gene encoding FtsH protease activity modulator HflK — translated: MKSAPRLMLLFAFMAAVGAYGWVGLYQVEPDEQAVVLRLGRYWVTQGPGLQWHAKWIDRLEIRPVTVTFREEFGYTTSEPGVEYQDDPEQQRRMITGDTNLVNVQFVVQYRISNLKDYLLNVAASEVVIRDTAEAAIRAVIGGEPIDGVLTGLKAKIASDTQRQIQMILDEYGAGIDVRSVQLQDVQPPDPVKEAFAEVTSAEQDRERMVLEAQGYADKILPEARGAAAQVLNQAHAYKEARILRAQGQADSFNAVLTEYKKAKDVTRMRLYMETLEEILPRMDKVILEEGQGGNVLPYLPLGRRGARE
- a CDS encoding slipin family protein; the protein is MPFPFILIIPVGVLVIFWMAVQILKEYERGVVFRLGRFSGVKEAGLRLIIPGVDQMFRVSLREVVMDVPSQDVITLDNVSVKVNAVLYFRVVHPEHAIIKVENYLYGTSQLAQTTLRSICGQAELDTLLADRDRINRELQQELDRGTDPWGVKVRAVEIKHIDLPAEMQRAMAKQAEAERERRAKIIHAEGEFQASERLREASDIMTQSPYTLQLRYMQTLSEIATEQNSTILFPLPIDLVKPILDVAENHRKKSDS
- a CDS encoding nodulation protein NfeD, with amino-acid sequence MTYRHGLWAIALTLFFVRPALASTVYVATVSDAIGPAISDYLDKAIKAADEAGADLLVLELDTPGGLLTTTKDIVSSILNAPLPVAVFVSPRGAWAASAGTFITMAGHIAAMAPGTSIGAAHPVSSFGSNPKPPTVPKEDGEEGEEPAQGGATDFAAEKAENFTVAFIESIAEERERNVEWAVDAVRNSVAIKQSEALEKNVIDLVAEDLDHLLEQLHGRVVKVGRGEVVLDTENAQVHYFEMDLINRIFAVIGNPSVAFLLFLAGAAGLYIEVQNPGLIVPGSIGVVCLILAGLALQIIPFNWIGLILILAGLGLLVAEIFITSFGVLFALGISCFAAGAYLVFRVPELSDLAVPVVSVILPTVLVLAGFMGIVIYGVSKSFQRPQFAGVESLIGQQAVADSDSDAAGRGRVLVRGELWTAESDSQIREGDRVEIVEVQDLVVRVRPVAATSSDSA
- the coaBC gene encoding bifunctional phosphopantothenoylcysteine decarboxylase/phosphopantothenate--cysteine ligase CoaBC, giving the protein MSRILLGLCGGIAAYKACELVRLLVKRGHEVRVVATPNALEFVSELSLQTVSGAPVRSELLSMSGESEISHIELADWAEVALIAPATANTLAKLAHGIADDLLTTVCLATQARLVLAPAMNVNMYAHPATQENLATLAKRGASIVGPASGELACGWEGEGRLVDLEVIAASAERAISVDDLAGEVVLITAGPTEEPIDPVRVLTNRSSGKMGFALAEAAARRGAEVILVSGPVHLPTPFGVDRIDVRTAVEMRDSVRQSLPRVSLAILAAAVADFAPSAAAPRKIKRAGTERMTLELERNPDILAEIVADRGQRTVVGFAAETDRVLENARDKLTRKGCDLIVVNDVSRSDIGFDVEGNEVSILGPGGEDVVEVPYAPKFEVAQRILDRAAEVHRR
- a CDS encoding GAF domain-containing protein → MEIQSAFMGTAAAAVLLIAILVQRRETATLSFAALTLAYGLWCFGRGMAGLGLEWGHEASQTGLLALGPTALTSALYLTERNRYLSALRPLLLLPPVVMFAGVVLEARPRELSAAIHVWAFAGVLAGAWVLARFSPLPAIDASPEHVRLRYLSIAHAIVILGVAGDLILWQFELPRVGTLLPPLLYLYAGYLHLARVRVADLRQLMGNAIALTLMAVCLAGFFAGIRIWVGERIDLFVFNAFIASFALLFAFEPMRERIQAAMDRRFVAERLELERSLEPLRERLGQILSLDELLLELFGCLEKTHQLRASSLFLRDDANVGFQQAGSIGLSPRTRVSLMRDPTFVSALEESPILLASELEVSQLGERDTREHERLETLLRILRGFDAQLVLPLCAEDQVVGFWTLSDARSEESFSTDEIRLLRQIADLVAVSIQNSKTFERIRARDRLASLGEMATGLAHEIRNPLAAIRGAIAVLDSDDDQNAEFHELIVEEVLRLNRVVESFLDYARPSTHNSVIKGVGQFVEECARSVIRAQAESNIQITIEAEDDLPTIRGDATQLERVLINIVQNAFEALEDSGRIQIHTRSNIGLEGEAAGVEIVIEDDGPGMDEATHERAFVPFFTTKERGTGMGLALCERLIRSQNGSIELHSRPGEGTLVRILLSPSGPEGPEEEQAA
- a CDS encoding sigma-54-dependent Fis family transcriptional regulator, producing MIVENEANMRRVLSALLHREGFETLETGDGVSALRMLEDERVDAILTDLKMPHMNGLELLDEVQKLHPDIPTVLLTAHGTVGGAVDALKRGAFDFLTKPFDPDEIGQVIVKAVNTRRLDDREARISSDEDPERLLLGDSQALRAVKHVVRRAAPTPATVLIMGESGTGKELVARSVHRQSERADCPFVKINCAAIPDGLLESELFGHEKGAFTGAATRKPGRFELADGGTLFLDEIGEMPLSAQPKLLRAIQEGRFYHVGGTHTISVDVRLVAATNRDLQKEVQAGRFREDLFYRLHVVPIQLPPLRERLEDVPALAKLFLQRFARRANRQVDSITPAAMAALQMHSWPGNIRELENAIERATLLCEGSVVELSDLPGELAALRGETPDAANGPLTLKDRIRTATRQIERDAILEALRATQGNVTRAAENLGLSRRGLQLKMKELGIGRDA
- the coaD gene encoding pantetheine-phosphate adenylyltransferase, with protein sequence MKRVAVYPASFDPITNGHLDLIDRASSLFDELVVAVATNVEKGGTFTVEERVEMIREVLKGRENIRVDTISGLLVEYMRSQKSRVVIRGMRALSDFEYEFEMALMNSHLFPEMETVFLMTSERWFYVSSSRLRELVRFGTDVSEFVPEGVYERLKERLGG
- the rsmD gene encoding 16S rRNA (guanine(966)-N(2))-methyltransferase RsmD: MRVVAGRLRSRRLQTVSGSETRPTTDRARAGLFDWLGNAVTGSVLDLYAGSGSLGIEALSRNCHEAVFVERNRRSVAVLRENLRALDLQSESQIMAQDVKRAVPLLIESSRAFDLVLSDPPYTDPAAAALQKNPENARLLAPGGAWIIQRDARSPRSQPPGLLYRASRAYGETTFDWFEPELNEEGARA
- a CDS encoding bacteriophage CI repressor yields the protein MATRSAASRTSSAKGPKVTKASLERFKRQIPLRLEQIRGDRSQRSFARELGVFQQNVNRYENGTTPHADFLITLAIKENISLDWLLLGKGKQTRRN
- a CDS encoding lytic transglycosylase domain-containing protein — encoded protein: MDKSIKLIGCIVAFSICGLTKATPFQASVDAAPPAVEPAVAAVEPIDRRLGFVLDSFSHFQSGLAPFEVEAVARTIIEEADRYKIDAKLVAAVIHTESGFSNFARSSVGALGLMQLMPATGEMQARKLGIEWYGSETLFDPHVNVKLGTSYLAFLYERYEDWDKALAAYNWGPGAVDRRVRRGAGVPEKYASKVMARLDFNKKATR